The following DNA comes from Halorhabdus tiamatea SARL4B.
TTGACGTCCTCTTCGGTAGGGGTACCGACACAGGTCAGGCGGACGCCCTTGTCCTCGACCTCCTCGTCGGAGAGGATCTGCTGCATGTCCATGTCGATGTCACCCTCCTTGACGATCGAGGCGCAGTTCGCACAGGCACCGGCGCGACACGAGAACGGCCAGTCGTAGCCCTGGGCCTCGGCGGCCTCGAGAATGTACTCGCCTTCAGCGACGTCGATCGTTCCGTAATCCCCTTCGTCGAGGCCGGCGTCGCCGGCCTTCTCGAAGAGGTCGTCGTCGTCCATGTCCCAGCCGTGATCGTCCAGCACTTCGTAGTTGAGGTATTCTACAGTGGGCATCAAGACCACGGTACACACGCCTGACTGTTAACTTTGCTGTTCGGAATAGATCTTCCGGATATAATTTCCGGTTTCTGAGCGAATCGAGAACGCGCTACGCGGTTCTCGGCGATGTGTTCGCGGCTCTCACGGGTCGCTCCGTTCTCACGGGTCGCTTCGCTTCCCGTTCGAAAAGCCGTGACGCTCGCGCCTCGGTCTCCCCGTTCACTACTTCGGCGACCCTCACAGAGTTCGGGCCGTCCACGCCAGGACTGGGATTTGAACAGGTGCGAGACGTTCCGGGGTGCTCACTCACGTCCGTTCGTTGCGCTCCCGGGGCTGCGACTCGCGTGCTCAAATCCCAGCGAAGACGCACAGCCGCTCACGGGGGCCGAGAACACGCTACGCGGTTCTCGGCGATGTGTTCGCGGCAGAAGACGCCAGGACTGGGATTTGAACCCAGAATCCCGAAAGGGAACACGCTTTCCAGGCGTGCGCCTTACCGTTCGGCCATCCTGGCTCGTGTCTACTGATGAGTGACGGTGCGGTTAAGCGTTTTCGCTCTCGATCGACATCGCGAGAAATTGTAAAACAAATATAATATGTCCGCTACCCAAACGAACTCGACAAACGAATCGATAGCCGGCAAAATACCTGAAGCGACTCCAACGAATCAGTCGAAAAGAATCAATAATCTCGGAAATCAGTACATTTATCTTC
Coding sequences within:
- the fer gene encoding ferredoxin Fer, with the translated sequence MPTVEYLNYEVLDDHGWDMDDDDLFEKAGDAGLDEGDYGTIDVAEGEYILEAAEAQGYDWPFSCRAGACANCASIVKEGDIDMDMQQILSDEEVEDKGVRLTCVGTPTEEDVKIVYNAKHLDYLQNRVI